The sequence GAATGGCGCTCACCTCTACCTGCAGCTCGCCAATGTCATCCACTGACCACGCCTCGTCATCGTTGTCATAGTTGGGCACCGTGGTGAAGCTGCTGGCTCTCTGCTCGTGTGTGATGCCGCATTCCGGGAGATTCTCCACCGAGCGCGTGCTGCGGATCCGATTCTCAGGAATGCGAACCGGGACTATGGACGTCTCA is a genomic window of Pyxicephalus adspersus unplaced genomic scaffold, UCB_Pads_2.0 Sca6800, whole genome shotgun sequence containing:
- the LOC140321523 gene encoding phosphatidylinositol 4-kinase beta-like; this translates as MRKFSLQAPYLIYVEVLECENFETSIVPVRIPENRIRSTRSVENLPECGITHEQRASSFTTVPNYDNDDEAWSVDDIGELQVELPELHTNSCDNISQFSVDSITSQESKEPVFIAAGDIR